One genomic region from Spirosoma sp. KCTC 42546 encodes:
- a CDS encoding TonB-dependent receptor → MRVLLLLLFSLCLLNGAFAQQRNPATPSVTFSATGYVKDVKTGKPIQGANIVVLNVSKGYVTAKDGFYTVQLPPGNYILRFSHVGYRTKQDTISLQRTLFREIVMEDDSKDLEEVVVTSEAPDRNVRKIEIGVSQLSIKSIRRIPPLMGEVDIVRSLLLLPGVTTVGEGAPGYNVRGGSADQNLILFDDAPVFNSSHLMGFFSVFNPDVVSNVTLNRGGVAAAFGGRASSVLDVKIKEPDAEKWSVNGGIGIISSRLAVEGPIIKNRLSFLVAARASFNDFLFKLAPPNLRGTKANFYDLTTKFKYQPNEKNTITLTGYLSKDIFKLASDSLSGQEINASSTQFNYQTMNAVLRWNYFMSKQVNLATAVILSRYKADLSSPDSSNAFQLQSGVWHRQIKSDLTFTPNETHQWQVGVSAIDYLLQPNTRIPGPYSNVLPVDLDRERAYELAAYIQDEWKLNTNVALVAGLRYSELLNRGPASVRTYQENGPKQDETVTSTQTYAAGKVYHSTGGLEPRLAIRWSVGEGKAIKAGYSRLRQYIQQVTNTTAALPTSRWHLSDQYTKPVIADQWSLGYFRNTADNAIEVSGEMYYKTLTNAIDYRDGAELQLAKAVETQIVQGSGQAYGLEGLLRKNKGRWTGFMSYTFARTFLTMNSPYTDERVNNGNPYPANYDKPHTLNVLATYRPSTWFSMSLNFTYSTGRPTTQPAAIARVGGILVPIYIDRNQQRVPDYHRLDFSMTFEQNPLKKKRNQSSWVFSVYNVYAHKNAYSIFYKLSPASASDAYKLSIFGTAFPSLTYNFKF, encoded by the coding sequence ATGCGCGTTTTACTTTTACTGTTGTTTTCATTGTGTTTGCTCAACGGGGCTTTTGCCCAGCAACGAAATCCTGCTACGCCATCGGTTACGTTTTCGGCAACGGGTTATGTGAAGGATGTTAAAACCGGGAAGCCCATCCAGGGGGCGAACATCGTGGTGCTGAACGTATCCAAAGGCTACGTGACGGCAAAAGATGGTTTTTATACCGTACAACTTCCACCCGGTAACTATATCCTGCGATTTTCACACGTTGGTTATCGGACCAAACAAGACACGATTTCGCTGCAAAGAACGCTCTTCCGCGAGATCGTCATGGAAGATGACTCAAAGGATCTGGAGGAGGTTGTTGTAACGAGCGAGGCACCGGATCGGAATGTACGTAAGATCGAAATCGGAGTATCGCAGTTAAGCATTAAGAGTATCCGGCGCATTCCACCGTTAATGGGGGAGGTCGATATTGTGCGCAGTTTACTGCTGTTGCCGGGTGTGACAACGGTAGGCGAGGGGGCACCGGGGTATAATGTTCGGGGGGGAAGCGCCGATCAGAATCTGATTTTGTTCGACGATGCACCTGTCTTCAATTCCAGCCACTTAATGGGCTTCTTCTCGGTATTCAACCCTGACGTGGTGAGTAATGTAACCCTGAACCGGGGGGGCGTGGCAGCGGCTTTTGGTGGTAGAGCATCGTCGGTACTGGATGTAAAGATTAAAGAACCCGATGCTGAGAAGTGGAGCGTGAACGGGGGAATCGGCATAATATCGAGCCGATTAGCAGTTGAAGGGCCAATTATCAAAAATAGACTGTCGTTTCTGGTAGCCGCACGGGCGTCGTTCAATGATTTTCTGTTTAAACTAGCTCCCCCAAATCTCAGAGGGACAAAGGCCAACTTCTATGATCTGACCACTAAGTTTAAGTATCAACCCAATGAGAAAAACACGATTACACTAACAGGCTATCTCAGTAAAGATATTTTCAAACTGGCATCGGATTCATTGTCGGGGCAGGAAATCAATGCGTCTTCGACCCAGTTCAATTACCAGACAATGAACGCGGTATTGCGCTGGAATTACTTCATGAGTAAGCAGGTGAACCTGGCTACTGCCGTTATTCTGAGTCGTTATAAGGCTGATTTGTCTTCCCCCGATTCATCGAATGCGTTTCAGCTTCAATCAGGCGTATGGCACCGACAGATCAAATCGGATTTAACCTTTACGCCGAACGAAACCCACCAGTGGCAAGTTGGCGTGAGCGCCATCGACTATCTGCTACAACCCAATACCCGAATACCCGGCCCCTACTCCAATGTGCTGCCGGTTGATCTCGATCGCGAACGGGCTTATGAACTGGCGGCTTACATTCAGGATGAATGGAAATTAAATACGAACGTAGCCCTGGTTGCCGGTTTACGTTATTCGGAGTTGTTGAACCGCGGCCCGGCATCGGTACGTACCTATCAGGAAAATGGCCCCAAGCAGGACGAAACGGTTACCTCAACCCAAACCTATGCTGCTGGAAAGGTTTACCACTCAACCGGAGGATTGGAGCCTCGACTGGCTATACGCTGGTCGGTGGGTGAGGGAAAAGCCATCAAGGCTGGTTATAGCCGGTTACGCCAGTACATTCAACAAGTGACAAATACAACGGCTGCCTTGCCAACCTCACGCTGGCACCTGAGTGATCAGTACACAAAGCCAGTCATCGCCGATCAATGGTCGCTGGGATATTTTCGAAATACGGCCGATAACGCGATTGAAGTATCGGGCGAGATGTATTATAAAACCCTGACTAATGCTATTGATTACCGAGATGGGGCCGAGTTGCAGCTGGCGAAGGCCGTGGAAACCCAGATTGTACAGGGAAGTGGTCAGGCCTACGGACTTGAAGGATTGCTGCGGAAAAACAAAGGTCGCTGGACGGGCTTCATGAGTTATACATTCGCCCGTACCTTCCTGACGATGAACAGCCCTTATACTGACGAACGGGTGAACAATGGAAATCCCTATCCGGCCAATTACGATAAGCCGCATACATTGAACGTTCTGGCTACGTACCGTCCCTCCACCTGGTTCAGCATGTCCTTGAATTTTACGTATAGCACTGGTCGACCAACCACGCAGCCAGCCGCAATTGCCCGAGTGGGCGGTATACTTGTTCCGATCTACATCGATCGAAATCAGCAGCGCGTACCCGACTACCACCGGCTCGACTTTTCAATGACTTTTGAGCAAAATCCGCTCAAGAAAAAGCGCAACCAGAGCAGTTGGGTGTTCTCCGTTTACAACGTGTACGCGCACAAAAATGCATATTCTATTTTTTATAAACTGAGTCCGGCCTCTGCTTCAGATGCGTACAAGCTATCTATATTCGGAACCGCCTTCCCCTCGCTGACCTATAATTTTAAATTCTGA
- a CDS encoding DUF4249 domain-containing protein encodes MRLRYFIYAQLLLVLALVISCVTEFQPGSVSIPTSLIVEGQITDQPGPYSVKLTKTADYSYKSLNLLETGATVTISDNLGNQEVLKEQSPGGVYVTSANGIQGVAGRSYKLTIKTKAGKQYESDAEVLQAAPPILKLYYEYTVETGGLNFAKNQGWNVYLDTKDPEVLGNYYKWDWQNYEFTAVCSQRELPNGTLTGLGCCSNCWNITRCYNCISLSSDANINGQAISRQLIMRVPYKSTSKYYLEVQQQAISKGAYQFWKSVKGLVSNTGGLFDAAPSSVQGNLHCVNDPATLVYGYFGATGVSEQYINVDRSGGQGTPDADPIPIVPQPSACVVCENSLYRTPNKPRWWQF; translated from the coding sequence ATGAGGCTACGTTATTTTATATATGCCCAACTACTACTTGTTCTGGCACTGGTTATTTCGTGCGTCACGGAGTTTCAGCCAGGTAGTGTTAGCATTCCGACATCATTGATTGTAGAAGGGCAAATTACCGATCAGCCGGGACCCTATTCCGTCAAATTAACGAAGACCGCAGATTACTCTTACAAGAGTTTGAATCTGCTCGAAACGGGGGCAACAGTGACTATTTCTGATAACCTTGGTAACCAGGAAGTACTGAAGGAGCAATCGCCGGGCGGGGTTTATGTAACGTCAGCCAACGGGATTCAGGGAGTGGCGGGGCGTAGTTATAAACTGACAATCAAGACCAAAGCCGGAAAGCAGTACGAGTCGGATGCTGAAGTATTACAGGCTGCTCCCCCAATTCTGAAACTGTATTATGAGTACACTGTAGAAACAGGAGGGCTGAATTTTGCCAAGAACCAGGGTTGGAATGTTTACCTGGATACCAAAGATCCTGAGGTACTCGGGAACTACTACAAATGGGACTGGCAGAACTATGAATTTACAGCGGTCTGTTCGCAACGAGAGCTGCCAAATGGGACGCTCACAGGTTTAGGATGCTGTTCAAATTGTTGGAATATCACCCGTTGTTATAATTGCATCAGCCTTAGTTCTGATGCCAATATCAATGGTCAGGCCATCAGTCGGCAGTTAATCATGCGTGTACCTTATAAATCGACCAGTAAGTATTATCTCGAAGTACAGCAACAGGCGATTAGCAAAGGGGCTTATCAATTTTGGAAAAGTGTGAAAGGGTTAGTTAGCAACACGGGTGGGTTATTCGATGCGGCACCCTCGTCGGTGCAGGGCAATCTTCACTGTGTAAACGACCCAGCCACGCTCGTTTACGGGTACTTTGGAGCGACAGGCGTATCTGAACAATATATCAATGTTGATCGTAGTGGGGGACAGGGTACTCCTGATGCAGACCCTATACCAATTGTGCCGCAGCCTTCGGCCTGTGTCGTTTGTGAAAATAGTTTATATCGTACACCTAATAAACCACGCTGGTGGCAGTTCTAA
- a CDS encoding pentapeptide repeat-containing protein encodes MEYYKQTFAQLEDLPDQWTNQEFEHCTFKKLDLSRTEFTNSNFINCRFEDCNLTRVGLGNVKLYDVSFFTCKLAYVDFGQCNAFGFHVNFQECQLDNTAFLNRKLKKVKFVDCSIIEAHFIKCDLIGSVFKNCNLEFAKFEGNDLTQVDFSSSYNIELNPDENKMKKAKFSLQNLPGLLTKYELIING; translated from the coding sequence ATGGAGTATTATAAGCAGACTTTTGCTCAACTTGAGGACTTACCGGACCAATGGACGAATCAGGAATTTGAGCACTGTACATTCAAAAAGCTGGATTTATCCCGAACCGAATTTACAAACTCAAACTTTATCAATTGTCGTTTCGAAGACTGTAATCTAACGAGAGTTGGACTGGGAAATGTGAAACTCTACGATGTTAGTTTTTTTACCTGTAAACTAGCGTATGTAGATTTTGGCCAGTGCAATGCGTTTGGATTTCACGTTAATTTTCAGGAATGCCAACTTGATAATACGGCTTTTCTGAATCGGAAATTAAAGAAAGTCAAATTTGTAGATTGTTCAATTATAGAGGCTCACTTTATAAAATGTGATCTGATTGGAAGCGTGTTTAAAAACTGTAATCTGGAGTTCGCCAAATTTGAAGGCAATGACTTGACACAGGTAGATTTCTCAAGTTCTTATAACATTGAATTGAATCCGGACGAAAATAAAATGAAGAAGGCTAAATTCTCTTTGCAAAATTTGCCCGGTTTATTGACGAAGTATGAGTTGATCATCAACGGATAA
- a CDS encoding 2TM domain-containing protein: protein MESSTPMPERDNYLWKKAKARVGFQMHLRTYLIVNAGLWLIWAFTNFAFRSSGHYGSVFPWPFFAMFGWGIGLASHYLAVYHNSEKSMIEKEYQKLVSEQR from the coding sequence ATGGAATCCTCGACACCAATGCCCGAACGCGATAACTATCTCTGGAAGAAAGCGAAAGCCCGCGTCGGCTTTCAGATGCACCTCCGTACCTATTTGATCGTCAATGCAGGGCTCTGGCTTATTTGGGCCTTTACCAACTTCGCTTTCCGTTCATCTGGACACTACGGATCGGTTTTCCCTTGGCCATTCTTTGCGATGTTTGGCTGGGGTATCGGGCTGGCCTCACATTATCTTGCGGTTTACCACAACAGCGAAAAGTCCATGATTGAAAAAGAATATCAGAAATTAGTTAGTGAGCAACGATAG
- a CDS encoding OsmC family protein: MIDSQPVDTIQEYTTMQVELVRVDDAFHFEALGKSGVAQHIDAATDIGGHNAGARPMEMMLMGLAGCSAIDVILILKKQKQVIEDFRLKVDGLREKDAIPAPFKKIHITYLLKGQLNPEKVKRAIDLSMDKYCSATAQLRPSTEITYSFEIS, translated from the coding sequence ATGATTGATTCACAACCAGTTGATACCATTCAGGAATACACGACCATGCAGGTTGAACTCGTACGCGTTGACGATGCCTTCCATTTCGAAGCCTTAGGAAAGTCGGGCGTGGCGCAACACATCGACGCGGCTACGGATATTGGCGGACACAATGCCGGAGCACGTCCTATGGAAATGATGCTTATGGGCCTGGCGGGTTGCTCAGCTATCGATGTAATTCTGATTCTGAAAAAACAGAAACAGGTAATCGAAGATTTTCGACTGAAAGTGGATGGCTTACGCGAAAAAGACGCCATCCCGGCTCCATTCAAAAAAATCCATATCACCTATCTGCTGAAAGGCCAGTTAAACCCTGAGAAAGTAAAACGGGCTATCGACCTATCGATGGACAAATACTGCTCGGCAACGGCCCAACTGCGGCCTTCTACTGAGATAACGTATTCATTTGAAATTTCTTAA
- a CDS encoding thymidylate synthase codes for MQQYHDLLRHILDNGTRKTDRTGTGTISVFGYQMRFNLQDGFPLLTTKKVHTKSIIHELLWFIKGDTNIKYLKDNGVSIWDEWADENGDLGPVYGKQWRSWAAPDGRVIDQLQDVLKQLKNSPDSRRMIISAWNPADVPNMALPPCHLLMQFYVADGKLSCQLYQRSADVFLGVPFNIASYALFTMMIAQECGFTAHEFIWTGGDTHLYLNHLEQVETQLSREPRPLPTMRLNPDVKSVFDFTYADFTLENYNPYPAIKAPVAV; via the coding sequence ATGCAACAATATCACGACCTGCTTCGCCACATTCTCGACAACGGCACCCGCAAAACCGACCGCACCGGCACCGGTACCATTAGCGTATTTGGTTACCAGATGCGCTTCAATCTGCAAGATGGATTCCCATTGTTGACCACCAAAAAGGTACATACAAAGTCTATTATTCACGAATTGCTGTGGTTCATTAAAGGCGATACCAATATCAAGTACCTGAAAGACAACGGTGTATCGATCTGGGATGAGTGGGCCGACGAGAATGGTGATCTGGGGCCCGTGTATGGCAAACAATGGCGTAGCTGGGCCGCACCAGATGGGCGCGTGATCGACCAGTTGCAGGACGTATTGAAGCAACTGAAAAACTCACCCGATTCGCGCCGGATGATTATTTCGGCCTGGAACCCGGCCGATGTCCCGAACATGGCGCTGCCCCCTTGCCATTTACTGATGCAGTTTTATGTGGCAGACGGTAAGCTTTCCTGCCAGCTCTATCAGCGCAGTGCCGATGTCTTTCTGGGCGTACCGTTCAACATTGCCAGCTATGCGTTATTTACGATGATGATTGCACAGGAGTGTGGGTTTACGGCGCACGAATTCATCTGGACGGGGGGTGATACGCACCTGTACCTGAATCATTTGGAGCAGGTTGAGACGCAGCTTTCCCGTGAGCCTCGTCCACTACCAACCATGCGTCTGAACCCGGATGTGAAATCGGTTTTTGACTTCACCTATGCCGATTTTACGCTCGAAAATTACAATCCATATCCGGCTATTAAGGCACCGGTGGCCGTCTAG
- a CDS encoding DNA polymerase/3'-5' exonuclease PolX produces MTNSEIVDLLELTGRLMELHDRDTFKTRTFQTAAFNLDKSTADLANLPVEELVKLQGVGKSVAQKIREIADTGRLTDLDELLAETPSGVLDMFRIKGLGVKKVRTLWRELGIDNLRDLQLAGENGQIAKIKGFGASTQEKILAALEFLQEQQGKVRMDKAAMIANLLHDELMKRFERVEISGQVRLKAQEVDVVQLLVQTSDPVSAMLTLGQLPNLEQNELESSPFAWRGRLAGFDVQVEILFYPAEQIDRQLFIHTAAEPHLKQAGAGGVTLLQAAYTSEETSETAIYERAGLPYIVPEMREDDFAFRWASRHQNDELVTWEDLRGTLHNHSTWSDGKQSVAGMAAYCRELGLTYFGIADHSKTASYAGGLDAERVQQQQLEIDQLNKGFGNDFRIFKGIESDILGDGSLDYDDATLATFDYVVASVHQTLTMSLEKATTRLLRAIENPYTTILGHPTGRLLLAREGYPIDHRAIIDACAEHNVVIEINASPYRLDIDWRWIDYAMQQGVMLSINPDAHDLAGLLDMHYGVAIGRKGGLTKAMTFNALTLAEMTDYLQQRRKKIRKGA; encoded by the coding sequence ATGACCAATTCTGAAATCGTTGACCTGCTCGAACTCACGGGCCGGTTGATGGAACTCCACGACCGCGATACGTTTAAGACACGCACATTCCAGACTGCAGCGTTTAACCTGGATAAATCTACCGCCGATCTGGCCAACTTGCCCGTTGAAGAACTCGTTAAACTACAGGGTGTTGGTAAATCTGTTGCCCAGAAAATTCGGGAAATTGCCGATACGGGTCGCTTAACGGACCTCGATGAACTACTAGCTGAAACACCCTCGGGCGTGTTGGACATGTTTCGTATCAAAGGGCTGGGTGTCAAGAAAGTACGTACCCTCTGGCGTGAGTTGGGTATCGATAATCTCCGCGATCTGCAGCTGGCAGGGGAGAACGGTCAGATTGCTAAAATCAAAGGATTTGGGGCCAGCACGCAGGAAAAAATTCTGGCGGCATTGGAGTTTTTGCAGGAGCAGCAGGGAAAAGTGCGCATGGACAAAGCAGCCATGATCGCTAACCTTCTGCACGATGAACTGATGAAACGCTTCGAGCGGGTCGAAATCAGCGGGCAGGTGCGTTTGAAAGCGCAGGAAGTCGATGTAGTGCAATTGCTTGTGCAAACCAGCGATCCGGTTTCGGCGATGTTAACCCTCGGTCAACTGCCAAATCTGGAACAAAATGAGTTGGAATCGTCGCCGTTTGCGTGGCGCGGTCGGCTGGCGGGTTTCGATGTGCAGGTCGAGATTCTGTTTTACCCTGCCGAGCAGATCGACCGTCAGTTATTCATCCACACGGCTGCCGAGCCGCATTTGAAACAGGCCGGAGCTGGTGGGGTGACCTTATTGCAGGCAGCGTATACTAGCGAAGAAACGTCCGAAACCGCCATTTATGAACGGGCCGGTTTGCCTTACATCGTTCCTGAAATGCGGGAGGATGATTTTGCGTTTCGTTGGGCCAGTCGGCACCAGAACGACGAACTAGTAACCTGGGAAGACCTGCGCGGAACGCTTCATAACCACAGCACCTGGTCGGATGGGAAACAGTCGGTGGCCGGTATGGCTGCGTACTGCCGCGAGTTAGGGTTAACTTATTTCGGCATTGCCGATCACTCGAAAACCGCTTCGTACGCGGGTGGCCTGGATGCTGAGCGGGTGCAACAGCAACAACTGGAGATCGACCAGCTCAACAAAGGCTTTGGCAATGATTTTCGGATCTTCAAAGGCATCGAATCCGATATTCTGGGCGATGGCTCATTAGACTACGACGATGCTACGCTGGCCACGTTCGATTATGTCGTCGCATCCGTCCACCAAACTCTGACCATGTCGCTCGAAAAAGCCACCACGCGCTTGTTGCGGGCTATTGAAAACCCCTACACCACTATTTTGGGCCACCCAACCGGCCGGTTGTTATTGGCTCGTGAAGGCTACCCCATCGATCATCGCGCCATCATCGACGCCTGCGCCGAACACAACGTCGTCATCGAAATCAACGCCAGTCCCTACCGTCTCGACATCGACTGGCGTTGGATCGACTACGCCATGCAACAAGGCGTCATGCTGAGTATCAACCCCGACGCCCACGATCTGGCCGGTTTGCTGGACATGCACTATGGCGTAGCGATCGGACGCAAAGGTGGCTTAACAAAAGCGATGACCTTCAATGCGCTGACGCTGGCAGAAATGACCGACTATCTGCAACAACGGCGGAAGAAAATACGTAAGGGCGCTTAG
- a CDS encoding glycerol kinase GlpK — MTSSYILAIDQGTSSTKTLLFDEAGNVVARASEPLKTNYFGDGYVEQEPDEIFRNVLTSVGKCMGAFAAEGGNLKVIKACGISNQRETFVVWDESGEPLHNAIVWQCKRSIGVCERLKADGLEETIQEKTGLFIDPYFSGSKLIWLYENVEKVRQTIDAGKAYFGTVDTWLLYKLTNGQQYLTDYTNASRTLFFNLNTLAWDQELLQTFGLSKLNLPELKPSSAFFGESNFNGLFDHNLPITSLIGDSHAAAFGEGCFSPGTAKATLGTGCSIIMNIGEKPIRSKHGMVTTICWSTEERPGPGGEPRRSVDYALEGVIVTCGATIEWLKNTLELFAESPETEAMATAVADNGGVYIIPAFSGLGAPHWQMSRKASISGLTFGTSKNHIVRAALESIPYQIKDVIVAMEQDTGIPLEELMVNGGISANTFVLQFLADLLGKSVVNKGMPDVSAQGAAYLAGLKAGIYKDLAYLTSINSNRETINPGIGQEKALADYAGWQTVIN, encoded by the coding sequence ATGACCAGTTCCTATATTCTTGCCATTGATCAAGGCACCAGCAGTACCAAAACGCTTCTGTTTGACGAAGCTGGTAACGTTGTTGCCCGCGCGTCGGAGCCGTTGAAAACCAACTATTTTGGGGATGGGTACGTGGAGCAGGAGCCCGACGAAATTTTTCGGAATGTGCTCACATCCGTTGGTAAATGCATGGGCGCGTTTGCGGCCGAAGGGGGTAATCTGAAGGTGATCAAAGCCTGTGGAATTTCGAATCAACGCGAAACATTCGTCGTTTGGGACGAGTCGGGAGAACCCTTGCATAATGCCATCGTCTGGCAGTGCAAGCGCTCCATCGGCGTGTGTGAGCGACTAAAAGCGGATGGATTGGAGGAGACGATTCAGGAAAAAACGGGACTGTTCATTGATCCGTATTTTTCGGGCAGCAAGCTCATCTGGTTGTACGAGAATGTCGAAAAGGTCAGGCAGACGATTGATGCGGGGAAGGCGTATTTCGGAACGGTCGATACCTGGCTACTCTATAAATTAACGAACGGCCAACAGTATCTGACCGATTATACGAATGCCTCCCGAACCCTGTTTTTCAACCTCAATACGCTGGCCTGGGATCAGGAACTGCTACAAACGTTTGGCCTCTCGAAACTGAATTTACCGGAGCTAAAGCCCTCGTCAGCCTTCTTCGGTGAGTCGAATTTCAATGGGTTGTTCGATCATAATTTGCCCATTACCAGCCTGATTGGCGATTCACACGCAGCTGCCTTTGGCGAGGGTTGTTTCTCGCCCGGCACGGCCAAAGCGACATTAGGGACAGGTTGCTCCATCATTATGAACATCGGTGAAAAACCCATCAGATCGAAACATGGGATGGTCACCACGATTTGCTGGAGCACTGAGGAACGGCCGGGTCCCGGCGGGGAACCGCGACGTTCGGTAGATTATGCGTTGGAAGGCGTTATTGTCACCTGTGGGGCAACCATCGAATGGCTGAAAAACACGCTGGAATTATTTGCTGAAAGCCCCGAAACGGAAGCGATGGCAACGGCTGTTGCTGATAATGGTGGCGTCTATATAATTCCGGCTTTCAGCGGCTTGGGCGCTCCTCACTGGCAAATGTCGCGCAAAGCATCTATCTCAGGGCTGACGTTTGGCACGAGCAAAAATCATATTGTCCGGGCGGCTCTGGAGTCCATTCCCTACCAGATCAAGGACGTTATTGTCGCGATGGAACAGGATACGGGTATTCCGCTGGAAGAACTGATGGTGAATGGAGGCATCAGTGCGAATACCTTTGTTCTCCAGTTTTTGGCTGATCTACTTGGTAAGTCTGTCGTTAACAAAGGCATGCCGGATGTATCGGCACAGGGAGCTGCGTATCTGGCAGGGCTTAAGGCAGGAATTTATAAAGACCTGGCTTACCTGACCTCAATTAATTCGAATAGGGAAACGATTAATCCGGGCATTGGTCAGGAAAAGGCCCTTGCCGATTATGCGGGATGGCAAACGGTTATCAACTAA
- a CDS encoding NAD(P)/FAD-dependent oxidoreductase, translating to MSINTKKAILIGCGISGPAMALFLKRVGIDATIYEARNQPKDDAGAFLGISPNGLNVLKNFIPIGEILTEFTPGKMTFFNAKNKNIGEIDTANQNELYGAETVQLKRDLLTKAIREVAIVNGIKIELGKKLKSISQCEDSATAFFEDGTSATANFIIGCDGIHSVTRKSLFPNGPALSYTGLLSTGGFTRLANVQSLYGSIRMTFGEKSFFAYAVSNVGDVWWFNNISREKEPRRNELAALELDQLKDTLVALHKNDPEPIAEIIKSADSVEIYPIYDIPFLEKWHKGRVCLIGDAAHAIAPHIGQGASLALEDTIVLAKCIRDLPTPESAFDKFQSLRQSRVHKIVKEARKVGDNKTVPNKFQQFFRDLLLPFFVKMEAKKMDWVYAYKVDWNEKIIIR from the coding sequence ATGTCGATCAATACAAAAAAAGCAATTCTCATTGGTTGCGGTATTTCAGGGCCAGCAATGGCTCTATTTTTAAAACGGGTTGGAATTGACGCCACGATCTACGAAGCGCGAAACCAGCCTAAAGATGATGCTGGAGCCTTTTTAGGCATTTCACCAAACGGATTAAACGTACTTAAGAATTTCATACCTATCGGCGAAATTCTTACCGAATTTACGCCGGGGAAAATGACATTCTTCAATGCAAAAAACAAGAACATTGGTGAAATCGATACGGCAAATCAAAACGAATTATACGGCGCAGAAACTGTACAATTAAAACGAGATTTGCTCACTAAAGCCATTCGCGAAGTGGCCATTGTCAATGGAATTAAAATCGAGTTAGGCAAGAAATTAAAATCAATTTCTCAATGCGAGGATTCGGCAACTGCTTTCTTTGAAGATGGAACAAGCGCTACTGCCAATTTTATAATTGGTTGCGACGGCATTCATTCAGTAACCCGTAAGTCGCTGTTCCCGAATGGACCAGCCCTTTCGTACACTGGGCTGCTTTCGACAGGTGGTTTTACCAGACTGGCCAACGTTCAAAGTTTATATGGGTCCATTCGGATGACCTTTGGCGAGAAATCGTTTTTTGCCTACGCCGTTTCCAACGTAGGCGACGTCTGGTGGTTCAATAACATTTCCCGAGAAAAGGAACCAAGGCGCAATGAATTGGCTGCCTTAGAACTCGACCAGCTCAAAGACACACTAGTAGCGTTACATAAAAATGATCCAGAACCCATTGCTGAGATTATCAAATCGGCTGATAGTGTGGAAATTTACCCGATTTACGACATCCCATTTCTAGAAAAATGGCACAAAGGCCGGGTTTGTCTGATTGGAGATGCCGCCCATGCGATAGCACCCCATATTGGCCAAGGAGCATCCTTAGCGCTGGAAGACACCATTGTTTTAGCCAAATGCATTCGAGATTTACCAACCCCGGAATCAGCCTTCGACAAATTCCAATCGCTACGGCAAAGCAGAGTACACAAAATTGTTAAGGAAGCTCGAAAAGTGGGCGACAATAAAACCGTCCCCAATAAATTCCAGCAGTTCTTCAGAGATTTATTATTACCTTTTTTTGTAAAGATGGAAGCAAAAAAAATGGACTGGGTGTACGCCTACAAAGTAGATTGGAATGAAAAAATCATTATCCGTTGA